In Salarias fasciatus chromosome 4, fSalaFa1.1, whole genome shotgun sequence, the DNA window CTCAGTCCCAtgaaaacagagttaaaattgACGAATTGGAAGACACTGAAAGCGTGAACTCAGGTGCCCACAGTCATCAAAGGGGTTAAGATATGAAGACAGGACCGTCTCACTCCAGTTGTTCCTGTAAACCGACTCCTCAGTCGAGAGCAGCGGTGACTCCGGCTGTGCACCCACACATCCCTCAGCCACCTCGACCTAAACAGTCTCTTTGTCCTGCAGGCATCAATCAAGGCAGCTGCTACAGAATCAACCATTTCCCTGATGACAATGACTACGACACGGACAGCTCTGAATACCTGCTACGTAAGTGAACGCCGCTCACGCTCCCGGCTAAAACCGTCGGTCCTTTGCTCTGGGGGTGAACCAGGAAGTCTGCCGACCTTCAGCGCCTTTATACTTGATTGCGAGAGTCGTTTCAAAAAACAGACAATGCTCTTTTATACGGAGGCCACTCTGAAATGGAGAACAAAAGCTCGGAGTGAGTGAAGCGACGACAGCAATAGTGACGCATTACGAGCATCATTTAACTGCGATCAATGGTTCAATGAgtcaatcaaataaaaataagaatcTGAGATGTTTTTAATACTGCACACAATGTAAAATGAAAAGGATGTTAAGAGGAAGAACACTGCGTGCActcaaaaaaaatcctctcataAAGTCATAAGTTAAACAAATCTGTCTTCTAAAACTAGCCTAAGATAGCATTTCTGTTAAgattctagttttttttttgaagacttATGCCTAAACTATATTCAATGAGCAGGAGACCTTCGTTTAAAGCACAACTGATGCTGTATCTCTCTAATATACATAGAAGAACAAAGACGACTTATCAGACTTTGGACAAAGTCCAAACTCAGCCCATTAGCCACACTAAATGAAAGCAAGGCTTAATAAAAGACTTTCCAGCTGAATAAGCTCGGCCACCCTTGGAAAGTTGTAAAAAAGGCACGGTGATTCATTTTTCGGGGGGTGGCGATAGCCGGCGAGGGCTCTTGTTGCAACCCACAGCTGATTAGCAGGGCTTTGTTACAACAAGGCCTCAAAGTAGAAAAGATAATGGAGTTCTcaaaaaatggatgaaagagGAGATGGGCCTGGATAGGAAAGGTCTAATGAGGTTGAtgaaaaaaatttcaaaaactGTGCTGTGAGCTTCGGTTCACAAGGTATTGATTGCTGAATTCTGTTgttccttttttatttactttttcaataaGCCTTCTTAGAATTTTTGGAATCAAATATCGCCTGATGATACTCATTGCCGGAGTACTTCCTCCTGTGTCCCTGCAGGTATAGTCCGTGCCTCCAGCGTGTTCCCCATCCTCAGCACCATTCTGCTGATGCTCGGCGGGTTGTGCGTCGGGGTGGGTCGGGTCTACAACAAGACGAACAACGTCCTCCTCAGCGCCGGCATCCTGTTCGTTGCTGCAGGTGAGTCAGGCTGAAGCGCATCCTGACAGCTTAGCCTTCATCACTGTTAGGCATAAAGTGACTGGTGACTGGCAACGAGGTTCTATGTTCAGTTTTATCCTATTTCACtggtttaaaggtgctgtaggcaggattcggcatctccgccatcttgcttaggtttacctaagcaagatggcgatttgacccatctaagatggcgatttgaaacccagcacagccaatcctgtcctgttttctctgacatcaagcccttacgcaagttaagcccctcccacaagaacgtgtgacgaatgcccctcgaccaatcacggttagagcctcagggactcttctgattggtcaaagatacctggagctgtggagattccttttcagctcagaacagagacagatggaaacgctgcgccttcGCGGTAATGCAATTATgttacactcctaaaggattatcaatggatactctaacatttaatccaaagaaaacacagaaaaattagcattgactagcaaaatcctgcctacagcacctttaagtgattgctttttgtttaattgattgaaaaaaagaagataaaatcaCATGAAGTTGTTTCAAAACTCCAATAACAGCCACCTCCATCCCTCAGCATTGACATACCTTTTTCATATCTATATTTCTTGGCTTGAGTTTTCATAGATTTAGTGTTTAGACTCATCAGTTTTGTAGAGTGATTAATTTGTTCTAGCGATTATCTGACAAAATGTAAATTAGTGGTTGCCATACCATCGAGACACCTTCATTTTGTCGAAGAAAGTCTGTGGGCCCCCTGTCTGATTTCTGATTTGCCAAAAATTTTACCGTGAAGCCCAAATGCAGCAGACACAACTGTTCTGGAGCCTGTAAAGGGATTTATACTCTTATGTTTTCTGCCCTTTTCTGTCTAGGTCTGAGCAACATCATTGGCATCATCGTCTACATCTCCAGTAACGCCGGGGACCCCAACGATAAACGGGATGACGACAAGAAGTACACTTACTCCTACGGGTGGTCCTTCTATTTTGGCGCCCTGTCCTTCATTGTAGCCGAGACTGTGGCCGTACTGGCCATCAACATCTACATCGAGAAAAATAAGGAAGTACGCTGGAGGGCCCGGCGCGAGTTCAtccgctctctctcttcctcctccccttaCTCGAGGATACCGAGCTTCCGCTACCGCCGGCGGGCGTCGCGCGCCAGCTCTCACTCCACAGAGGCTTCCCGGGAGAACTCGCCGGTGGTCGGTCTGAAGGGCGCGCCGTCTTCCAGCGGACCCCTGGACGAGTTGTCCATGTACGCCCTGGCGAGGGACAGCGTGACAGAGAACACGTACAGTCCCGAACACGAGGTGTCCGCCGAGTTCCTCCAGGTCCACAATTGTTTCCCCAACGATTTGAAGGATGGGGTGAATCGCAGGACGACGCCGGTCTGAGCTCCACCTTAAACCAGGGAGGAACCGACTCGGTGACGAGCTGCACTTCTGACAGCCGGCCTGTGAAAGAATCAAACAGAGGCACGCCGACCCTCAGCCGGACACTGACAAAACCGGATTCAACCGTCTGTTTCAGAGATCATCAAAGCGGAATGGAGTTTTCGGTCGTCTGTGCTGTAGCCAATACCAATCAAGTGTTATCTTTCAACTGTGCCAAAACGCTTAAACAGTGTGTTGATCGCGACCCGTGTCTGTGCAGCAGTCATCACACTTTGTGGGCTAACTTTGAGAGTGATGCATTACGTTTTGTCAATCAACAGTATTCTACCTGTATGTCTATAACAAGGTGCTAAATGAAGTCAGAAGTTGCAACTTGAAAGTGCTCCATTTGTGTGTGATGTTGAAGTGTGAACTCCTCTCCAAATGTTAAACGGCGTCCTCATATTTGGTGTTGCCTTACACTGCGATCATTGGTTTGAAAGGGccagtcccccctccccctttccCATACTCACTTTTTTGAAGGTCAAAAAAATTGCAAATGCATGCTTGTTGATTAAAATTAACTTCATATAAGAAGTCCCTTTCTATAAATTAGCTGCCATAACCTTTCTAACCCATTGTGCTTGTGTTTAGTCTCAAATTAGGCCCTCAGGTAGTGAAGAGAACATTTTTGTGGTCCTCATAAAGATCTAAGTTTTCATCCTGGGTCTAACCAAAGGATTTTCTAAGTGTTAATCACCCACACCCGTTAAATAACATGTCACTCTTACAGCACATGCAAGACAGTACTGTAATGTTGCGTGCAAAGAGCCAGTTAATTTACCaattctttgaaattttcatgagaaaaacatGGAAGCCCCAGACAGGACATGAAAACTGGAcgtgcagcagcaacagaggACATTTGTTCACCTTAAAAATGTCTCGACTCCACTTTCATTAACTTTCAATTCTTTGCAAATATCACACGTTGGGAGTGATGCATCAAAACACACCCCGCAAAGCTCCCAAGATTTCCTGGCGCTCCCCGGGGGAGGCACGTCCTGAGCTCCTTTCTGACATTTGTCAATGGAACAAAATGTCTGTTGTGTCGCTGGAGCACCGCTGCTCAaaggttgttttatttatttttttttaattcacttccATATCAGTCTGCTATTCTTCCATCACCGCTCCTGATGGATGTGACATTGTGTATGTGCCTGTCACAAGAGAAGAGCAgctgactcaaaaaaaaaaaagaaaaccaagaagaaaacagaaggtTTCCATTTGTGAAAACTACACAGGTGAGGACTTCCTTGCTCTGAATGGAGCCTCAACATGTATTGACTGATATGGATCGGAGCCAGGCGGAGAAGGCAAGGTCTGTCCGTCACACAGCCTGGGAGTTTATCTGGCAGGCTTGCctttccctcttcctcctcctcctcctcttcctcctcctcctcctctaatgGAGACCGTAGGCAGGACTAGAGGGAGCTGTGTACAAGAATATGGCTCCGTCCTGACGCTCGCCCATCACTGCTCTTTCTTTCAGTTCTCTCAGGAAATCCAGGCGGCAGGTTGACACACTTTTGAGGTCCACACCTTGCTTTGGATCGGTGATGAAGATCAACCTGGTGAAAATGTGGGTGTTAtaaaaaattta includes these proteins:
- the cacng4b gene encoding calcium channel, voltage-dependent, gamma subunit 4b, with translation MGWCDRGVQTLLATAGAFAAFSLMTIAIGTDYWLYSRANICNGTNATTDETQPQPKSKKGDLTHSGLWRICCIEGINQGSCYRINHFPDDNDYDTDSSEYLLRIVRASSVFPILSTILLMLGGLCVGVGRVYNKTNNVLLSAGILFVAAGLSNIIGIIVYISSNAGDPNDKRDDDKKYTYSYGWSFYFGALSFIVAETVAVLAINIYIEKNKEVRWRARREFIRSLSSSSPYSRIPSFRYRRRASRASSHSTEASRENSPVVGLKGAPSSSGPLDELSMYALARDSVTENTYSPEHEVSAEFLQVHNCFPNDLKDGVNRRTTPV